One genomic region from bacterium encodes:
- a CDS encoding PilZ domain-containing protein yields the protein MNKTVFASTNLVVGSQVYIRTSESDAEKRGLSTIIEITPESMWLSHPHGEILSFSNDGALMTLSIEDDQYALVSEVRVLHIRRDLLCRDFEVTLPSDWQFLHRRASPRVAMDVEVLLLRVAEAEAKIKHYIPGHLVDIGISGARIVSRIPFIRGDLLFLQLQCPGSSAKFNTVIEVIRLIAKRKHVGSSCEFSARFLSLTSDRKNFLEDYISSATQ from the coding sequence ATGAATAAAACAGTGTTTGCTTCAACAAATTTGGTGGTCGGAAGTCAAGTTTATATTCGTACAAGTGAGAGTGACGCTGAAAAGCGCGGCTTGTCAACGATCATAGAGATTACACCGGAAAGTATGTGGCTAAGCCACCCACATGGCGAAATTCTGAGTTTTTCAAACGATGGCGCCCTAATGACTTTATCAATTGAAGACGACCAATATGCTCTAGTTTCCGAGGTCAGAGTTCTTCATATTCGACGCGACTTGTTATGTCGTGACTTCGAGGTAACCCTTCCTTCCGATTGGCAATTCCTACATCGCCGCGCTTCACCTAGGGTTGCAATGGATGTTGAAGTATTATTGCTGAGAGTTGCAGAAGCTGAAGCAAAGATAAAACATTATATTCCTGGTCACTTGGTTGATATTGGCATTTCAGGAGCTCGCATTGTTTCCCGGATACCATTTATCAGAGGCGATCTGTTATTTCTTCAATTGCAATGTCCAGGTTCGTCTGCAAAGTTCAATACTGTTATTGAAGTTATAAGACTGATTGCAAAGCGAAAACATGTTGGAAGTTCCTGCGAGTTTAGCGCCCGATTTCTTTCACTCACTTCCGATAGGAAAAATTTTCTCGAAGACTATATAAGTAGTGCAACTCAGTAA